CCGCTGAGCAGCCCAGGACGGCGCTGCCCGAGTGCGAAGGGCAGGTCGACCCCCCGCCGCAGCAGCAGTAGCCACGAAACCTCCATGGAAGTGGCGAAATCCTGTTACACAAGTGGCGCCAATCCACAGCCACTCGCGGGGCTTCGGGCACCATCGTTCCAGGACGTGAGCGGGCGCGGGAACCGGGCGCCCGACCAGGCTTTCACCGCGTGAGAGATGAGGCGGGAATGCGCGATGGATCTGCGGGACTCAGGCTGGCTGGCGCGGCGGTGCTCGCCACGGCGGTGTTGACCGTCGTCGTTGGCGCCGCCGGGTTCGAGGCGGGACCGACCTACGACGGCGAGGGCAACCTCAATCTGCCCCACGATCTCTACGAGTGGATCCTCGTCGGATCGTCGATCGGGCTCGGCTACAACGAGGACGCGCCCCAGACCGCGGCCGGCGAGGCGCCCGGCTTCTTCCACAACGTGTTGATGGAGCCTTCGTCCTACAGCCACTACGCCGAGACCGGTGACTTCAAGGAAGGCACCATGCTCGCGCTCATGATGTACGAGCCTGGCGTGCAGGCCGCGCCGCGCGAGAACGGCTTCTACGAGGAGCGCTTCGTGGCGATGGAAATAGCGGTGAAGGACGCCGAGCGTTTCGAGGACGGCTGGGGCTACACGAACTTCGTCATCGAGGACGAGGTGCCGTCGGCGACCGGTGAGGCGATGCCGCCCGGCAACGGCTGCTTCGAGTGCCACGCCGAGCACGCTGGCAACGACAACGTGTTCGTGCAGTTCTACCCTGCCATCCGGCGCCTGGACCGGGAGCGCGAGCAGTGAGCCGGCCGGGCATCTGCCGGCGCGGCTTCCTGGCCGCCGCGGGGGCGTGCCTGGGGCACCTGTGGCTGGCCCCGCGCGAGGCGTGGGCGCTGGGGGGCGGCAGCGGCCGGCCCGCTCGACGAGTCGTGGCGCGCGAGGGCTGGGGCGAGCTGGAGGAGGTCGCCGATGGCATCTGGGCGCTCATATCCACGCCGCTATCCGGCCATCCCGACGCCGGGCGCACGGTCTCCAACGGCGGCATCATCGCCGGGCGCAGCGCCGTGCTGGTGGTGGAGGCGTTTTCTCAGCCCGAAGGGGCTTCCTGGCTGGCGGAACGCGCCAAGGAGCTGACCGGGCGGATGCCGGACCGGGTCGTGCTGACGCACCACCACGGCGACCACACGAGCGGCGTCCCGGGCTACTTCCCCGGCGGCGAGGACGGCCCCGAGGTCCTGTCGACCGCCCCCGTGAAGGCGCGACTGATGGGGCAGGGAGGAATCTCGTCCGCGCGCTCGGCGCGCATCCAGGACACGCTTTCGACCGAGAGTCTGGCGATGTTCGACCTGGGCGGGAAGATGGTCCACGTCTTCCCGCGCGACGGCCACACGGGCAGCGACGTCACGGTCGAGGTCATGGATCCGGCGGTGGTGTTCGGCGGCGACCTGATCTGGAACCGCCTGTTCCCGAACTACGTGCACGCGACGCCGTCGCGACTGAATCTGGCCGTGGACGCCATCATGGCCGAGGGTGAGCGCGTGCTGGTGCCAGGCCACGGGCCCATCCCGACCTGGGACGAGGCGCGGCAGTACCGCGAGTTGTTGGGGTTGGTCGAGGACGCCGCCCGGCGCGGGCACGAGGCGGGGCATTCCGCGGCCGAGGCGGCGGCAGGGTTCTCCATCCCGGACTCCCTGGGCGAGTGGACTTTCTTCTCGGATCGGTACGTCGAGGTGGCGGTCGGGGCGTGGTACAAGGAGCTGGAGGGCTAGCCCCTCCGGCGCGCACGCCACTGGCGTGCCCGCGGCGGCTACGGACCACTCAACGGCGCTGGGTGCGCCCCCCGAAGCGCCATGAAACGACTCTCTACTCTTCTCCCGATTGCCGGCGTCGCAGCGCTCGCCGTCGCCGGCAATTCAGTGGCCCAGTCGGGGTCGCCAACGGCTGAGGAGCTGGAGCTGCTGATCGATCCGATATTCTCCCACATAATGGCGGATCAGAATATCCCCGGTGCCGTCTTCGTGATGGTGAAAGACGGCCGGATCCTCCTCAAGAAGGGTTACGGGCACAGCGATCTGGCCGGTGATCGCAGGGTTGACCCGGACCTGACGATATTTCGGATCGGCTCGATCACGAAGACCTTCACTGCAACAGCCGTCATGCAGCTGGTGGATCGAGGACTGATAGACCTGGAAGCGGACGTCAATCGCTACCTGTCGCACGTCCAGGTGCCTCCGACCTTTTCTGAGCCGGTGACTGTTGCCGACCTACTGAGGCACACATCCGGCTTTGATGAAATCGGTCCCGGCCGACAAGCGTTCTCGGAGGCGGAATTGCAGTCGCTGTCGGAGTTCCTGAGAGATCGCCTGATCAGAGTCCGGCCTCCAGGCGACGTTCCAGCATACTCGACGTACGGAATCGCGCTAGCCGGCCTGCTGGTAGAGGAGATTACCCGCCAACCACTCGACGCCTATCTACAGGACAACCTGTGGCAGCCGCTCGGCATGGACCGGACGAGCATCCGGATTCCCACCGCGTTGGAGCAGGATGTCGCCGTCGGATATGAATATGAAGGCGAGAGGAATCGTGCTCAGCCCTGGGAGTGGTATCAGACCTACCCTGCTTCAGATATCAACAGCACAGCGGCGGACATGGCAAAATACATGATCGCGCATCTGCGGGACGGGGCATACAGAGATGTTCGTATGTTGAGTGACGCATCCGCCCGGGAGATGAAGACATTGCAGGCGACCGGCCATCCCCGGGTGAGCGGCTTCGGCTATGGTTTCTACGAGAACCTGTGGGCTGGCCAGCGCACGATCGACCATGGCGGCGACATGCTGGGGTTCAGCGCATACTTGCTGATGATCCCCGAACACGACGCTGGTGTCTTCATCGCACATCACCACGAAGGCGAGCGCCTCCGTTACGATGTGGTGTCTGCGATAATGGAGCGGTTTTACCGGCGTGCCCCGGGATTTGAGATCCCAGAGCCGAGCGGTGCTTCGAAGACGAACGGGGAGTTTGCAGGTACTTACCGGTGGCTGTCCAGCTGTAAGACATGCTCAGGTGGAGATCCGGGGGTGACGTGGAACATCACCGCCAACGAAGACGGCTCATTGTCCATGATCGGGCGGCGCTTCATTCAGGTCGAGCCACTATTCTTTGCGAGTGAGGACGGTAATCTACGACTGGGTTTCCGTCGCGACGAGGCAGGCGGAATCAGCCATTTGTTTCTCGGCAATCAGGATTCGTTTGAGAAGATAGAAGGCTGAAACTCTGAGGTGTGGGCCTCTCAGCCCCCCATCGCCCGGATCAGCTCGTCGTTGCGCGGGTCATCGGCGAACCGCGAGAGAATCGGGTCGTCGGTGAGGTGACGCACCGAGAGTTCGGAGGGCACGTGAGCGTGTTGGTCGAGCTCCTCGAAGAACCCGTCGGCCATGCCGAGCACGGCCCAGCCACGAGCCCGCTCCCTCGCCACGAAATCCCCGTCGGCGTGGACTTCTCCAAACCACCTGCACGAAGAGCCAGGCTACCGCCAGGTAGACGATGGCCACGCGCGCGACCTTGCGGCGCTTGAGCTCCTCCAGGAACGACCCTCGCGTGGAAGGCGGTTCGGTCATGGGACCGGTCACGTGATCCGGGTCAGTCTTGTCAGCGAGAAATCGGGGCACGGCGGGAGTATCGTCCCTGATCGACCGCGATTCAACGATGGAGCACGTTCTGCCAGTGCAGGTTCCGGCCCGCTGGAAGAGTCAGCGCAGAGGCCACAGCTCCACGGACCCGCCGGCGACGAGGTGCGGGGCCTCCGAAGCGACCGCCCTCGCGTCCGCGAAATCACGGGCGGTGATGATCATGTAGCCGTCCAGCGCTACGCTGCCGGTTAGACCGAAATCAGCCGGGGTGGGCCCTACCCAAGCCCCGGGTTCTCGCCCCATGGCCGCTCCGTCCACCATTCGCTGCTGGCTCTGCAGCCCGCCGGCCCAGGTGCCCACGGCGCCGGTCAGCGACGAGTCGGCCTCGACCGCCGAATCGACGCCACGCATGAGCAGCAGGAAGCGCGAGCCCTCGAGCTCGGCCACCGCGGCGGGAGCCGCTCGAGATCGCTCGACAGCCACGCCCGCGGCCGCACCCGCGGCAACGAACACCAGCGCCGCGGCTGCCCGCGACCACGCCCGCCGCGGCCGTCCCGCGAACGGCCGCGTTCTCACGGACGCGGTCTCTGCCGCCGCCTGCTGCCGCAGCGCCGCCGCCATCTCCCGCAGCCGATGCGCATCGGGCTCCGGCACGTCGGCGTCGGCGAGGTCGGCCCACAGCGACTCGAACTCGCTCAGGCCGTCGGCGCACGCCGCGCAGCCCGCCAGATGCCTGTCCAGCTCCTCACGCTGCGGTGAGTCGAGTCCGTTCAGGACGGCTTCGACGATCAGGTCCGTCGCCAGTTCACACTTCATTGGCCGCTGCCTCGAAAGTCTGGATGATGGTGCGTAGACGCCGGAGGGCCCTGTGGGCCCGCACGCGCTCGGCGCCCTCGGTCGTGCCGAGGCGTTCGGCGATCTCCGCGTAGGAGAGTCCGTCCACCCTCTTCAGCAGGAGGACGCTTCGCTGTTCCGGAGAGAGTCGCCCCAGCGCACGGCGGACGAGATCGACCCGTTCCGGGTCGGGCCCGGGCGGGGCGAAGCGTCGGTCGTTCGATTGCTCGGTGGCCGCCCGCTCGTGGGCCGCGTCCTCCTTCTGCCGGGAGCCGATGTGGTCCAGGCATACGTTCCGGACGATGCGAAAGAGCCACGGCGCGAACGACGATCCGTCTCGGTAGCTGGCTCGGTATCGCAGCACCCGAAGAAACGACTCCTGCACCAGGTCATCGGCCGAGGCCGGGTCCCCGACCATGCGGCGGCAGAGGCCGAACGCCTTCTTCTGGTAGCGCTCGAAGAGCACGCCCAGGAAGTCCGTCTGTCCCGCCCGTACGGCCGACATGACCGACTCGTCCGAAGGAAAGCTCACGATCCTCTCATTCCTCGAGGAAACGGCGAACGCGTCGACGACGCAATACCCCAAAACTTACCGGCGGACGGTCTCCTTCGTTACGCCCCGGGCTGCTCCGTAACGTCAGGTCCGGGGATCCGGTACCGGGGGTGGACGAAACCCCCGAGACCACGGAGAGCGAAACGTGCGGAACGCCCCCGGAACGGACACGCCAAACCGATGCCTTTCCGCCTCCGCGCCCGCGCTGGCGCTGACGATCTTCGCGGCGACCCTGACCGCCACCGAGGCGGCCGGACAGGAGGACGCCTGGTTCTATCGACAAATGCCCGAAGCCGAGGAGGTCGCGCTGGCCCGCAGCGCGGCGCCGCCGAGCGTGTCCGACCGCGCGGAGATCTGGGTCATTCGTCGGGATCGCTACGAGGTGGCCGTTCCGGGCGCCAACGGGAACGCGTGCCTGGTGATCAGGGGAGGTTTCCCGGGATCGTTGGCACCGACGTGCTACGACGCCGAGGCTACCCGGACGATCCTGCCGATGGAGTTTCGGAAGCTAGAGCTCCAACTGGAGGGCAATACGCGGCCGGAAATCTTCGCGATCCTGGCGCAAGAGATGAAGGACGGCGCGCTGCCAATGCCTATCCGACCTGCCATGGCCTATATGATGTCGCCCGGCCAGCGGCTCCGGCAGGAGGACGGCGGCCTGGGCCCATGGCAACCGCACATCATGCTCTACACTCCGTTTCTCAGGCCCGAGGACATGGGCCTGGCCGAGAACTCCGAGCATGTGATGGTGATCAACGGCGGGAGCCCGCGGGCGTTCCTCATGGTGCTCGTGCCGTCCTTTACCGGCCCGATGCCTTCCTGAGCCACCGGCGCGGCGACGGATGCCGTGCCGAGCGCGCCGCGCTTGCGACGCGCCCCGGGCGCCTCGCACCTTGCCGGGGCGGAGGCGCGACAGACCCGCGACTCGAATCCCGCCCAACGGGATCCGGGTGCTCACACCACGCGCGACCCCCTGGTCGCGGGGGCCGCGGAGGCGCCTCCCACCCCAGGGACGCGGGAGATCTGATGGACCGGATCGCCACGGCGCGCGCGCCCAGCGCGTGCGCAACGGGTGTTGTCTTCGTACCCACGGCGGCCGCGTTGGCGGCCATTCTCACCCTCGCCGTAGGGACACCCGAGCGAGCGGTAGCGCAGAGTACCGCCGACGAACTGCTCACCGTCGACAAGTTCCTGGGCTTCGAGTCGGTGGCCGATCCCGTCATTTCTCCAGACGGCCGGCGTGTCGTCTACACGCGCCGCTGGGTGGACCCCGCCAAGGATCGCTGGGCCTCCACGCTGTGGCTGGTCGACGCCGACGGGCGCCGAAACCGGCAGCTCCGGGACGGCTCCTCGGCGCGCTGGTCGCCCGACGGCACGCGCATCCTCTTCGTGGACGAGGACGAAGACGGCAAGTCGCAGGTCTTCGTCCGCTGGATGGACGCGGAAGGTGCGGTCACCCAGGTGACGCGCATCGCGGAGACTCCGCGCAACCCGCAGTGGTCGCCCGATGGGCGCTCGATCGCCTTCGCGGCGCTGGTCCCGACGTCCACGTCCTGGCCCATCGACCTGCCGAGCCCGCCCGAGGGCGCGACCTGGACGAAGGCGCCGCGCATCATAGAGCGTACGCACTTCCGCGCCGATCGGCGCGGCTTCCTGGAGGAGGGCAACACGCACCTGTTCGTGGTGCCCGCCGACGGAGGCACGCCGCGGCAGGTGACCGAAGGCGAGTGGAGCGTCGGGGGCACGGGCATCGGCCTGCCCGGCGGAACGCTGTTCTGCTGGGCGCCGGACGGCGGCGAGATCGTGTTCAGCGGCCTGACCGAGGACGCCGACACGCTCTACCGGCAGACGCACGTGTACGCCGTCGATGTCGGCTCGGGGAACGTGCGCCAGATTACCGACCGCAAGGGCCTCTGGTCCGGGCCGCGCATGGCGCCGGACGGACGCACCGTGGCCTTCACGGGCTTCGAGTACACCACCCAGACCTACCGCGCGAGCGAGCTGTGGCTCGCCGACATGAAGGGCGGGGGCATGCGGTCGCTCACCGCGTCCCTCGACAGGGATCCGCAGAGCGTGAGTTGGGCGTCCGATGGGCGCGCTCTCTACTTCACCGCTCAGTCCGAGGGTAGCCAGCACCTATACCGCGTGTCCCCGGGCGGGGGCGACGCGGAGCGGCTGACCGACGGTCGGCAACTCCTGGGCCTATCCTCACTCTCCGGCAACGGCACCGCGACGGCGCTCATCCGTGGCCCCCACGAGCCCGGGGACGCCTACGTCATCCGGCTCCGCGACCCGAGCCGCCCCGTACGTGTCACTCAGGTCAACGCCGAGGTGCTCGAGCGCGTCGCGCTCGGCGAAGTGGAGGAGATTTGGTACGATGCGCCCGACGGCACGCGCGTGCAGGGGTGGATCGTCAAGCCTCCGAACTTCGATCCGGCCGAGACGTACCCGCTGATCCTGCACATCCACGGCGGGCCGCACGCCATGTACAACACCGCGTTCTCCTACTCTTTCCAGAACTACGCCGCGCGGGGTTACGTGGTGCTCTACACGAACCCGCGCGGCAGCACCGGCTACGGGACCGACTTCGGCAACGCCATCGATAACGGCTACCCGTCCGTCGACTACGACGACCTGATGGCCGGGGTCGACGAGGTCGTGGGCCGCGGCTACGTGGATTCTTCGCGCATGTATGTCACGGGGTGCAGCGGCGGCGGCGTGCTGTCGAGCTGGGTGATCGGGCAGACCGACCGCTTCGCGGCGTCCGGGGTGCGCTGCCCCGTCGTGAACTGGATGAGCTTCGCCGGCACCGCGGACATCGTCACCTGGGGCTACCATCGTTTCGACGGCTTCCCCTGGACCAACCCCGACAAGTACCTGGAGCACTCGCCGCTGATGTACGTGGGCAACGTGACCACCCCGACGGCGGTGATGACGGGGGAGTTGGACCTGCGCACGCCCATGTCGCAGAGCGAGGAGTACTTTCAGGCTCTGCGCGCGGAGGGCGTGCCGTCGGTCCTCTTCCGCTTCCAGGACGAGTACCACGGCACCGGCTCCAAGCCGTCCAACTTCATGCGCACGCAGCTCTACCTGATGAGCTGGTTCGAGCGCTGGCAGAGGGACGGGGCCGGGAACGCCGTGGAGGCGGACGGTGTCGACGAGGTGGATACGACGGAAGACTGACCGGGGGCCCCGCGAAGGGGCATCGACGGCCTGATGGACGAGTCGATGGATAGGTTCACCGCCGACCTGGAGGCCGGGCCGTTCAGGATGACCCTGCGGGCGACGAGAGCCGAAGGAATCAACACGGAGGACGTGACGTGAGCGAGTCATACAACTCTCCGGCGAACGACGGAGTCGACCGGCGCGAGGCGCTCAAGCTGGGCGCAGCCGGAATGGGGTTCGCGATGCTGGCGGGCACGGGTGCGTGCGCCCCCGT
This sequence is a window from Gemmatimonadota bacterium. Protein-coding genes within it:
- a CDS encoding cytochrome P460 family protein, which produces MRDGSAGLRLAGAAVLATAVLTVVVGAAGFEAGPTYDGEGNLNLPHDLYEWILVGSSIGLGYNEDAPQTAAGEAPGFFHNVLMEPSSYSHYAETGDFKEGTMLALMMYEPGVQAAPRENGFYEERFVAMEIAVKDAERFEDGWGYTNFVIEDEVPSATGEAMPPGNGCFECHAEHAGNDNVFVQFYPAIRRLDREREQ
- a CDS encoding zf-HC2 domain-containing protein, which produces MKCELATDLIVEAVLNGLDSPQREELDRHLAGCAACADGLSEFESLWADLADADVPEPDAHRLREMAAALRQQAAAETASVRTRPFAGRPRRAWSRAAAALVFVAAGAAAGVAVERSRAAPAAVAELEGSRFLLLMRGVDSAVEADSSLTGAVGTWAGGLQSQQRMVDGAAMGREPGAWVGPTPADFGLTGSVALDGYMIITARDFADARAVASEAPHLVAGGSVELWPLR
- a CDS encoding S9 family peptidase is translated as MDRIATARAPSACATGVVFVPTAAALAAILTLAVGTPERAVAQSTADELLTVDKFLGFESVADPVISPDGRRVVYTRRWVDPAKDRWASTLWLVDADGRRNRQLRDGSSARWSPDGTRILFVDEDEDGKSQVFVRWMDAEGAVTQVTRIAETPRNPQWSPDGRSIAFAALVPTSTSWPIDLPSPPEGATWTKAPRIIERTHFRADRRGFLEEGNTHLFVVPADGGTPRQVTEGEWSVGGTGIGLPGGTLFCWAPDGGEIVFSGLTEDADTLYRQTHVYAVDVGSGNVRQITDRKGLWSGPRMAPDGRTVAFTGFEYTTQTYRASELWLADMKGGGMRSLTASLDRDPQSVSWASDGRALYFTAQSEGSQHLYRVSPGGGDAERLTDGRQLLGLSSLSGNGTATALIRGPHEPGDAYVIRLRDPSRPVRVTQVNAEVLERVALGEVEEIWYDAPDGTRVQGWIVKPPNFDPAETYPLILHIHGGPHAMYNTAFSYSFQNYAARGYVVLYTNPRGSTGYGTDFGNAIDNGYPSVDYDDLMAGVDEVVGRGYVDSSRMYVTGCSGGGVLSSWVIGQTDRFAASGVRCPVVNWMSFAGTADIVTWGYHRFDGFPWTNPDKYLEHSPLMYVGNVTTPTAVMTGELDLRTPMSQSEEYFQALRAEGVPSVLFRFQDEYHGTGSKPSNFMRTQLYLMSWFERWQRDGAGNAVEADGVDEVDTTED
- a CDS encoding RNA polymerase sigma factor — its product is MSFPSDESVMSAVRAGQTDFLGVLFERYQKKAFGLCRRMVGDPASADDLVQESFLRVLRYRASYRDGSSFAPWLFRIVRNVCLDHIGSRQKEDAAHERAATEQSNDRRFAPPGPDPERVDLVRRALGRLSPEQRSVLLLKRVDGLSYAEIAERLGTTEGAERVRAHRALRRLRTIIQTFEAAANEV
- a CDS encoding MBL fold metallo-hydrolase; the protein is MSRPGICRRGFLAAAGACLGHLWLAPREAWALGGGSGRPARRVVAREGWGELEEVADGIWALISTPLSGHPDAGRTVSNGGIIAGRSAVLVVEAFSQPEGASWLAERAKELTGRMPDRVVLTHHHGDHTSGVPGYFPGGEDGPEVLSTAPVKARLMGQGGISSARSARIQDTLSTESLAMFDLGGKMVHVFPRDGHTGSDVTVEVMDPAVVFGGDLIWNRLFPNYVHATPSRLNLAVDAIMAEGERVLVPGHGPIPTWDEARQYRELLGLVEDAARRGHEAGHSAAEAAAGFSIPDSLGEWTFFSDRYVEVAVGAWYKELEG
- a CDS encoding serine hydrolase domain-containing protein, with the protein product MKRLSTLLPIAGVAALAVAGNSVAQSGSPTAEELELLIDPIFSHIMADQNIPGAVFVMVKDGRILLKKGYGHSDLAGDRRVDPDLTIFRIGSITKTFTATAVMQLVDRGLIDLEADVNRYLSHVQVPPTFSEPVTVADLLRHTSGFDEIGPGRQAFSEAELQSLSEFLRDRLIRVRPPGDVPAYSTYGIALAGLLVEEITRQPLDAYLQDNLWQPLGMDRTSIRIPTALEQDVAVGYEYEGERNRAQPWEWYQTYPASDINSTAADMAKYMIAHLRDGAYRDVRMLSDASAREMKTLQATGHPRVSGFGYGFYENLWAGQRTIDHGGDMLGFSAYLLMIPEHDAGVFIAHHHEGERLRYDVVSAIMERFYRRAPGFEIPEPSGASKTNGEFAGTYRWLSSCKTCSGGDPGVTWNITANEDGSLSMIGRRFIQVEPLFFASEDGNLRLGFRRDEAGGISHLFLGNQDSFEKIEG